The following proteins come from a genomic window of Aquimarina sp. MAR_2010_214:
- a CDS encoding queuosine precursor transporter yields MTETPLNLKNKRVAYRIYLILGALFISSLVVSNLIFQKFFYWDFFGVYTFEISVGILPYPITFLITDIISEVFGKKKANQIVTAGIFASFFSLLIVYASSSVPATAWSPINDEIFNQVFGATVIAVFASMMAYLFAQYIDIQIFHFWKRVTKGKHLWLRNNFSTFSSQFVDTLTVLLLLCSTGIIEWDRFGILLLNGFLFKILVAALDTPILYLCVYVIRKRFKLKQGGELALEI; encoded by the coding sequence TTGACAGAAACTCCTCTGAATTTAAAAAACAAACGTGTAGCCTATCGAATATACCTGATACTTGGTGCGCTTTTCATTTCATCATTAGTAGTATCTAATCTTATTTTTCAAAAATTCTTTTATTGGGATTTTTTTGGAGTATATACTTTTGAAATTTCTGTAGGGATTCTACCATACCCTATTACTTTTTTGATCACAGATATTATTAGTGAAGTATTTGGTAAGAAGAAAGCCAATCAAATTGTTACTGCTGGTATTTTTGCATCTTTTTTTTCATTACTCATTGTATATGCTTCATCTTCGGTTCCTGCTACAGCCTGGTCTCCTATAAATGATGAAATATTTAATCAGGTTTTTGGTGCTACAGTAATTGCTGTATTTGCATCAATGATGGCTTATCTCTTTGCGCAATATATCGATATCCAGATTTTTCATTTTTGGAAACGTGTCACTAAAGGAAAACACCTGTGGTTGCGAAATAATTTTTCTACTTTTTCCTCTCAGTTTGTAGACACACTAACAGTTCTTTTATTACTATGCTCTACTGGCATCATAGAATGGGATCGTTTTGGAATATTATTACTTAATGGCTTTTTGTTTAAAATATTGGTCGCCGCACTAGACACCCCAATTTTATACCTGTGCGTCTATGTTATAAGAAAACGATTTAAGCTAAAACAGGGTGGTGAATTAGCTCTGGAAATTTAA